A stretch of the Onychomys torridus chromosome 23, mOncTor1.1, whole genome shotgun sequence genome encodes the following:
- the Ddx11 gene encoding ATP-dependent DNA helicase DDX11: MYKWTGCGLRLPEEIELRGEICDKAMADESQEMGGIHFPFPFPPYPIQKDFMAELYKVLEAGKIGIFESPTGTGKSLSLLCGALSWLRDFEQKRLQAEARLLAPGTGPTCGGQNSLPSSSSCQEPSDTPRPGGEPDWVTEFVQKKEERDLVERLKEEQVKRRKREERLQQVCQDGRRFKFAAKRMKKEEEETETLLRLSREMLAEGTGPEHPEQLACGEEELVLAEYESDEGGASRVDEEDEDNLEEEHITKNLCVHEDVKSLGSVQLMNDRCVDLQRSKHEKNGAGEDKPKRRRQKIQTSCPFHNHEQMQLLRDEILLEVKDMEQLVALGKEARACPYYGSRFAIPAAQLVVLPYPMLLHAATRQAAGIRLQGQVVIIDEAHNLIDTITNIYSAEVTGSQLCQAYSQLVQYMERYRKRLKAKNLMYIKQILYLLEKFVAVLGGNVKQNPSTQSLLQTGSELKSINDFPFQSQVDNINLFKVQRYLEKSMVSRKLFGFTERFGVVLPSPSASQENHSLDGFQHFLKSLQSGPAEDSLEEGQATAPRPASPLMHIEAFLASLTTANQDGRVILSRQGSVGQSCLKFLLLNPAVHFAQVVKECRAVVIAGGTMQPVHPLFLHVRRNLGICACCLGCCCRLFSIGIPLFAL, translated from the exons ATGTATAAATGGACAGGATGTGGTCTCCGCTTGCCAGAAGAGATAGAGCTGAGAGGGGAAATCTGTGACAA GGCCATGGCTGACGAAAGCCAGGAGATGGGTGGCATCcattttcctttccccttcccaccCTATCCTATCCAGAAGGACTTCATGGCGGAGCTCTACAAGGTTTTGGAGGCTGGCAAGATTGGGATCTTCGAGAGTCCAACTGGCACA GGCAAGTCCTTAAGTCTCCTTTGTGGGGCCCTCTCCTGGCTCCGTGACTTTGAACAGAAGAGATTACAGGCAGAGGCTCGTCTCCTTGCACCTGGGACTGGCCCCACCTGTGGTGGGCAGAACTCGCTCCCATCTTCCTCATCTTGCCAAGAGCCCTCTGACACCCCGAGGCCTGGCGGAGAACCTGACTGGGTCACTGAATTTgttcagaagaaggaagaaagggacctGGTGGAGAGGCTGAAG GAGGAGCAGGTGAAGAGAAGGAAGCGAGAGGAGCGTCTGCAGCAGGTCTGCCAGGACGGAAGAAGGTTCAAGTTTGCAGCTAAGCGCATG aagaaggaggaagaggagaccgAGACTCTCCTGCGCCTCAGCAGGGAGATGCTGGCTGAAGGGACCGGGCCAGAACACCCGGAGCAGCTGGCGTGCGGGGAGGAGGAGCTGGTTCTGGCAGAGTACGAGAGTGATGAGGGAGgggccagcag agtggatgaggaggatgaggatAACTTGGAGGAAGAACATATAACCAAG AACCTTTGTGTGCATGAAGATGTGAAAAGCCTGGGTTCTGTGCAGCTTATGAATGACCGCTGTGTGGACCTGCAGAGAAGCAAACACG AGAAGAACGGAGCTGGGGAAGACAAGCcaaagagaaggagacagaaaatCCAGACCTCTTGCCCATTCCATAACCATGAGCAGATGCAGCTTCTCCGGGATGAGATTCTGTTGGAGGTGAAGGACATGGAGCAGCTTGTGGCCCTTGGGAAGGAGGCACGGGCCTGCCCCTATTACGGAAGCCGCTTTGCCATCCCTGCAGCCCAG CTAGTGGTGCTACCTTACCCAATGCTGTTGCATGCAGCCACCAGACAGGCTGCAGGGATCAGGCTACAAGGCCAAGTAGTCATCATCGATGAAGCGCACAACCTGATCGACACCATCACCAACATCTACAGTGCAGAGGTCACTGGTTCCCAG ctctgccaggCCTATTCTCAGTTAGTCCAGTACATGGAAAGATACAG GAAGCGTTTGAAGGCCAAGAACCTAATGTACATCAAGCAGATCCTGTACTTGCTGGAGAAGTTTGTGGCTGTTTTGGGAG GTAATGTTAAGCAAAATCCTAGTACACAGAGCCTGCTCCAGACAG GATCTGAACTGAAGAGCATCAATGACTTTCCCTTTCAGAGTCAGGTGGACAACATCAACCTGTTCAAG GTGCAGCGGTACTTGGAGAAGAGCATGGTCAGCAGAAAG CTCTTTGGCTTCACAGAACGCTTTGGAGTGGTTCTTCCGTCTCCCTCGGCCTCTCAGGAGAACCACAGTCTGGACGGCTTCCAGCACTTCCTGAAGAGCCTGCAGTCAGGGCCTGCTGAGG ACTCCCTGGAGGAAGGCCAGGCCACCGCCCCTCGGCCTGCCTCTCCACTGATGCACATCGAGGCCTTTCTGGCGTCTCTCACTACTGCCAACCAGGATGGCAGGGTTATCCTGAGCCGCCAAG GCAGTGTCGGTCAAAGCTGCCTCAAATTCTTGCTCTTGAACCCAGCTGTGCATTTTGCCCAGGTGGTGAAGGAATGCCGAGCAGTGGTCATTGCCGGTGGCACCATGCAGCCG